The following proteins come from a genomic window of Macadamia integrifolia cultivar HAES 741 chromosome 14, SCU_Mint_v3, whole genome shotgun sequence:
- the LOC122060787 gene encoding aspartic proteinase nepenthesin-1-like — MAFMETLLSLIFLLSSSLLLHSVAVHESPESITLSLIHPFSIHSPFYPGKNVTDVEKINLLIKATEAHMQHLFPTTTMRRQGSQNGSSEIDDIGALVGFNGAYYLAIVGIGSFPPVPGPKFKTYSLVMDTGSVMTWVQCEGCDPCLPLLQPNFPYRRSQSYSSIPCGHKDCPTPERDCHGQSCGFKVRYGDINRGPITRGTIVRETLAFTSDISRGAIVSYSNSFLGCGLHSSNYGFPTQSTVAGILGLGPGGYGTKPIWKQVAKKRFSYCLFISEHASSKLYIGGERMVGPQVVSTPLVGGSNPTLYYVDLHDISIAGIRLGLQRSALSGGCAIDTGAPMTSLVANIYALVRASFVRYFAQYGIQPYGSRGRPSNLPDLDLCFPKPPSFNRFPTMTFHFREADLVVQPTGIFSMGTNYICVTIKPATETLIGAHQQTQHRFFIDFELGNRVFFAPENCGATT, encoded by the coding sequence ATGGCTTTCATGGAGACTTTGTTATCTCTAATCTTTCTCCTCTCAAGTTCATTACTGCTACATTCTGTTGCTGTTCATGAAAGTCCTGAGTCCATCACTCTAAGCCTCATTCACCCATTCTCTATCCACTCACCATTCTATCCAGGGAAGAACGTAACAGATGTGGAGAAGATTAATCTACTTATTAAAGCCACAGAAGCCCATATGCAGCATCTATTCCCAACCACAACAATGAGACGACAAGGAAGCCAAAACGGTAGCAGTGAAATTGACGACATAGGAGCACTTGTCGGATTTAATGGTGCCTATTATCTAGCCATTGTGGGTATAGGTTCATTTCCACCAGTTCCTGGCCCAAAGTTTAAGACTTATTCCTTGGTAATGGACACTGGAAGCGTCATGACATGGGTGCAATGTGAAGGTTGTGATCCTTGCTTACCCCTATTGCAACCCAATTTCCCATACAGACGATCTCAGAGTTATAGTTCTATTCCTTGTGGTCACAAAGACTGTCCAACTCCAGAACGGGATTGCCATGGACAGTCTTGTGGATTCAAAGTACGCTATGGGGATATTAACCGTGGACCCATAACGAGGGGAACCATTGTAAGAGAGACCTTAGCCTTCACTTCTGATATATCTAGAGGAGCTATAGTCTCTTATAGCAATTCATTCTTGGGTTGTGGCTTACATAGCTCCAACTATGGGTTTCCAACACAGAGTACTGTTGCTGGGATTTTGGGCTTAGGGCCTGGAGGCTATGGAACAAAACCCATATGGAAGCAAGTAGCCAAAAAACGCTTCTCTTATTGCTTATTTATCTCTGAACATGCCAGTTCAAAGTTATATATTGGAGGTGAAAGGATGGTAGGACCACAAGTTGTGTCTACACCATTGGTGGGAGGATCTAACCCAACACTCTACTATGTGGACTTGCATGATATTAGCATTGCAGGAATTCGCCTTGGACTACAGAGATCAGCCCTCTCTGGTGGTTGCGCCATAGATACAGGAGCTCCAATGACTTCACTAGTTGCTAATATTTATGCACTTGTGAGAGCTAGTTTTGTTCGATACTTTGCACAGTATGGTATTCAACCATATGGTAGTCGAGGTAGACCAAGCAATTTGCCTGATTTAGATCTTTGTTTCCCAAAGCCACCTAGTTTTAATAGGTTTCCAACTATGACTTTCCATTTCAGAGAAGCTGATCTTGTTGTGCAGCCCACCGGTATATTTTCAATGGGGACAAATTATATTTGTGTTACAATTAAACCAGCCACTGAAACATTGATTGGAGCGCATCAGCAAACGCAACACAGGTTCTTCATtgattttgagttgggaaataGAGTCTTCTTTGCTCCTGAGAATTGTGGAGCTACTACTTAA